GGTCGATCAGAAGGCCAGTGAGTATATTCAGGATAAAATGCGCGGGGCGGTTTGGTTGATCAAGAGTATTCATCAGCGGCAGCGAACGATTTATCGGGTAACAAAGAGTATCATCAAATTTCAACGAATGTTTTTTGACCATGGCATTGAATATCTTAAGCCACTGGTGTTGCGCGATGTCGCCGAAGATATTCAGATGCACGAGTCGACGATCAGTCGGGTGACAACGAATAAATATGTACAGACGCCACAGGGGCTGTTTGAACTGAAATATTTTTTCAACAGTGCTATCGGCACTGTCGGGGGATCAGCGGTCGCCTCGGAGAGTGTCAAGAACCGCATCAAGGATATCGTTGCGGGGGAAAATCCGAAAAAACCTTATTCTGATCAAAAAATTGTTGAGCTGTTGCTTGAGCACGGGATTGATATCGCCCGCCGTACAGTGACAAAATACCGGGAAATGCTCAATATTGGTTCATCGACTGGACGAAAAAGAATGTTTTGACTGTCTTCCTGGGTGGTTAATCTCCTTTGAAGCGATATAATCAAGGCACATAGAAACGATTCCTGCGGGAATCCTGACCAGGAGGTTCTTTATGCAAATTGCTGTCACTTTCAGGCACATGGAAACCAGTAATCCACTCAAGACTTATCTTGAAGAGAAAGTTTCACGGGTTAAAAAATATATCGATGAACCGATTGATGCCCAGGCGGTGATGTCGGTTGAGAAGAAAATTCGCCATCGGGTCGAAGTTACCCTGGTGGCGAAAGGTATCACCATAAAGGGTAGCGAGGAAACCAGCGATATGTACGCGGCGATTGACGCCGTGGTCGATAAAATTGAACGTCAGCTGAAGCGTTACAAAGATAAAATCAAGCGACACAAACCGAGTGTAGGGCGTGAGCGGCAGATTTCAAAGTCGGTCTTGTCGGCAGAAAGCGTCGATGAAGGCGCAGTGGAACCGTTGATTGTCCGCACTAACAGTTTCTTCGTGAAACCGATGTCGGTAGAAGAAGCGGTGATGCAAATGGACCTGTTGCATAAAGATTTTTTGGTTTTTACCGATGATCGGTCAGCCGAGATCAATGTCGTTTACCGGCGCAAAGATGGCCACTATGGTTTGATCGAACCACGCAATTAAGTAACAAAGTCATTGATTGACTCCGGGGAATCCTTCACCGGAGTCTTTTATTTTGAGTAACGGGAGTTAGTGGAGTATGTTTGGCGTATGAAAATCGTAGATCTGTTGTATCCCGAAACCATCATTTCGAGTTTACAGGCCCGGACCAAAGATGATGTATTGGCGGAGTTGGCCGAGGCGTTGTCCAAGTTTGACGAGAGCCTGGATCGAACCGAGGTGATTAAGGTTCTCCATGAGCGGGAGTGTCTGGGGAGTACCGGCATTGGTGACGGTGTCGCGATCCCCCACGGAAAGCTTAAATCACTGGATAAGCTGCTGATCGCCTTTGCCCGCAGTGTCGATGGCGTCGATTTTGATGCGATGGACGGCAAACCGGCGCACCTTTTCTTTCTGCTCGTTGCGCCGGAAGAATCTGTCGGCGTGCATTTGAAGATGCTGGCGCGGATATCTAAAATTCTAAAGAACAAGGCGACACGTGAACAACTGGTGCAGGCGCCTGATGCGCAGGCGCTTTACAAGATCATTGCTGATGAAGAAGAACGTTTTTGAGATGAGTGTATGCCCGGAATCAGTATAGCTGAACTGCTCGCAGAGCAGGACGCGGGGCTTGCCCTTGAACTGTTGGCGGGCAGGGACGGCCTGGGTAATCGGGTGCAGGTGCCGCGGATTCAAAAGCCGGGGCTTGCCCTCGCAGGTTACACCGCCAACCTGCATCACGATCGAATCCAGGTGCTCGGTTCGACCGAACTGAGTTATCTTGAACAACTGGAGCCGCTACGTGCCGCTGAAAATATCCGTGCATTGTGTGCTCACGATATCTGTTGTTTCATTGTTACCAAGGGACAAACGCCTCCTGACATGCTGATTCAGGCAGCTGAATCCCGGTCTATCCCCTTGCTGCGCTCCCCCCTGCAAAGCTCCGACTTCATTTCGTTGCTCACCAATTTCCTGGAAGAACATTTATTACCGACCAAAATTGTTCATGGTGTTCTGGTCGATGTCCTTGGGGTCGGTGTGTTGCTGCTGGGGAAAAGTGGTATTGGTAAAAGTGAGTGTGCTCTTGATCTGGTATTGCGCGGGCACCGACTGGTCGCTGATGATATTGTCAAGGTGCGGATGAAAATGCCCGCAGTCCTGTTTGGCGAAGGCAAGGATTTACTCCACTATCACATGGAGATTCGCGGTTTGGGGATTATTAATATCAAGCACCTGTTCGGTGTTGCATCGATTCGTGATCGTAAAAAGATCGATGTCGCGATCGAACTTGTCGAGTGGGAGGACGGTAAGGAATATGATCGTCTTGGGCTTGAGGATAATACCTACACCTTGCTCGGATTAAAAATTCCCTTTTTGAAGATTCCGGTTCGACCAGGGCGCGACATTACGTCAATCGTCGAGGTTGCGGCGCGCAACCAGCTGCTTAAGGAAATGGGCTATCACAGTGCAAGGGAGTTTCAGGACCGCCTTGAATCGAGGATGGCTGAAACGATCCGTCTGCAATCACACACCATCATCGGCGACAACCTTGAGTAGCCGGATGAGATTGATCATTCTCTCCGGACTTTCCGGTTCCGGGAAATCGACCGCCGCTCGCGTCTTCGAGGACCAGGGTTTTTACGTTGCTGATAACCTTCCGCCGGTGCTGCTGCCGCGCTTTGTAACGCTGATTGAGGAAAGTGTCGGTTCTGTTGCCGGGATTGTGGTCGTTGTTGATGTGCGCAGTCTGGAGTTTTTTCGTGAATTCAAGCCGGTTTTGGCGGAGCTCGAAATTTTCGGGCACACCGCAGAAATTGTTTTCTTCGATGCCGACGACTCTGTGC
This region of Desulfuromonadaceae bacterium genomic DNA includes:
- the raiA gene encoding ribosome-associated translation inhibitor RaiA gives rise to the protein MQIAVTFRHMETSNPLKTYLEEKVSRVKKYIDEPIDAQAVMSVEKKIRHRVEVTLVAKGITIKGSEETSDMYAAIDAVVDKIERQLKRYKDKIKRHKPSVGRERQISKSVLSAESVDEGAVEPLIVRTNSFFVKPMSVEEAVMQMDLLHKDFLVFTDDRSAEINVVYRRKDGHYGLIEPRN
- a CDS encoding PTS sugar transporter subunit IIA yields the protein MKIVDLLYPETIISSLQARTKDDVLAELAEALSKFDESLDRTEVIKVLHERECLGSTGIGDGVAIPHGKLKSLDKLLIAFARSVDGVDFDAMDGKPAHLFFLLVAPEESVGVHLKMLARISKILKNKATREQLVQAPDAQALYKIIADEEERF
- the hprK gene encoding HPr(Ser) kinase/phosphatase, encoding MPGISIAELLAEQDAGLALELLAGRDGLGNRVQVPRIQKPGLALAGYTANLHHDRIQVLGSTELSYLEQLEPLRAAENIRALCAHDICCFIVTKGQTPPDMLIQAAESRSIPLLRSPLQSSDFISLLTNFLEEHLLPTKIVHGVLVDVLGVGVLLLGKSGIGKSECALDLVLRGHRLVADDIVKVRMKMPAVLFGEGKDLLHYHMEIRGLGIINIKHLFGVASIRDRKKIDVAIELVEWEDGKEYDRLGLEDNTYTLLGLKIPFLKIPVRPGRDITSIVEVAARNQLLKEMGYHSAREFQDRLESRMAETIRLQSHTIIGDNLE